One part of the Caproiciproducens sp. CPB-2 genome encodes these proteins:
- a CDS encoding endonuclease MutS2: protein MQRHYRALELDKIRKLLAAETACEDAAELALRLTPSVSLSEVQRLLADTDEAFTLMARFGAPSFGGLYNMTNSLRRAEAGGTLNMAELLRIAGVLRTLRGIVDWRAKSAGVKSCLDWRFDSLMPNKYLEDRIYGAIVSEEEMSDNASVQLASIRRKIRSASSRVREQLDKMIRSPLYQKYLQDPIVTLRGGRFVVPVKAEFRGEIAGLVHDTSASGATVFVEPMGVVEANNEVRVLQSQEQAEIERILAELSAETGNFSSGIISGYRAAVELNLIFAKASLGYKMKASLPAVNDKGKILLKKARHPLIDKNRVVPTDIELGVHFDTLVITGPNTGGKTVSLKTVGLLTLMAMCGLMLPVAENSEISVFHQVLADIGDEQSIEQSLSTFSAHMTNIIRIIGQADENSLILLDELGAGTDPVEGAALAMAILEALRKKGARVAATTHYAELKAYALQTDGVENACCEFDVQTLRPTYRLLIGVPGRSNAFAISLRLGMEEEIVERAKELVSSENTRFEDVVQSLETSRQKLEGERTKAEQAHLEAVRAQKEAQEIRSGIQAEADKEIGKARQQASELVSRTRGQIDALLNEMEELKKQQNKTLSAEQKARLKAGLRVLEETADPIHGRKDEGPYVLPRPLQVGDTVLLYDIDKQGTVLQLPEGNNRNVLVQAGIIQTRVPLSNLRLVQEKKGKEKRRTVTRNVTGRAQAKVTTELDLRGQTTEEAIMNVDRFIDSALLSGIEQLTVIHGKGTGALRAAVQQHLKRHPNVRSYRLGVFGEGEAGVTIVELK from the coding sequence ATGCAAAGACATTACAGGGCTTTGGAGCTTGATAAAATACGAAAGCTGCTGGCGGCCGAAACGGCGTGCGAGGACGCGGCGGAGCTCGCTTTGCGGCTTACCCCGTCCGTTTCCCTTTCCGAGGTACAGCGGCTTCTGGCCGATACGGACGAGGCCTTTACGCTGATGGCCCGCTTCGGCGCGCCGTCCTTCGGCGGGCTGTACAACATGACCAATTCCCTGCGCCGCGCGGAGGCGGGCGGCACGCTCAACATGGCCGAGCTGCTGCGCATCGCGGGCGTTCTGCGCACGCTGCGCGGGATCGTGGACTGGCGCGCGAAAAGCGCGGGGGTAAAAAGCTGTCTGGACTGGCGGTTCGATTCCCTGATGCCCAACAAATATCTGGAGGACCGGATTTACGGCGCGATCGTTTCCGAAGAGGAAATGTCGGACAACGCGTCCGTTCAGCTCGCGTCCATCCGCCGCAAAATCCGTTCCGCGTCCTCCCGCGTCCGGGAACAGCTCGATAAAATGATTCGTTCCCCGCTCTATCAGAAATATCTGCAGGACCCGATCGTCACCCTGCGCGGCGGCCGGTTCGTCGTGCCGGTCAAGGCGGAGTTCCGGGGGGAAATCGCCGGACTGGTGCACGATACCTCCGCAAGCGGCGCGACCGTGTTTGTGGAGCCGATGGGGGTCGTCGAGGCCAACAATGAGGTGCGGGTGCTGCAGTCGCAGGAGCAGGCGGAAATAGAGCGGATCCTCGCCGAGCTTTCGGCGGAGACCGGAAACTTTTCCAGCGGGATCATCAGCGGGTACCGCGCCGCGGTGGAACTGAATTTGATTTTCGCCAAGGCGAGCCTGGGCTATAAGATGAAGGCCAGCCTTCCCGCGGTGAACGACAAGGGGAAAATCCTGCTGAAAAAAGCGCGCCATCCGCTGATTGACAAGAACCGGGTCGTCCCCACGGACATTGAACTCGGCGTTCATTTTGACACCTTGGTGATTACCGGCCCCAACACGGGAGGAAAAACGGTGTCGCTGAAAACGGTGGGTCTGCTTACGCTGATGGCCATGTGCGGGCTGATGCTGCCGGTGGCGGAAAACAGCGAGATTTCCGTTTTTCATCAGGTGCTGGCCGACATCGGCGACGAGCAGAGCATCGAACAGTCTCTGTCCACTTTTTCGGCGCATATGACGAATATCATCCGGATCATCGGTCAGGCGGATGAGAACAGCCTGATTCTGCTGGATGAGCTGGGGGCGGGGACCGACCCGGTCGAGGGCGCGGCGCTCGCGATGGCGATTTTGGAGGCTCTGCGCAAAAAGGGCGCGCGGGTGGCCGCTACGACCCACTACGCGGAGCTGAAAGCCTATGCGCTGCAGACAGACGGCGTGGAAAACGCGTGCTGCGAGTTCGACGTACAAACGCTGCGGCCGACCTACCGTCTTCTGATCGGCGTACCGGGCCGCTCCAACGCGTTTGCCATCTCTTTGCGCCTTGGTATGGAAGAAGAAATTGTGGAACGCGCGAAAGAGCTGGTATCCAGTGAAAATACACGGTTTGAGGACGTGGTCCAAAGCCTGGAAACCAGCCGCCAGAAGCTGGAGGGCGAACGCACCAAAGCGGAGCAGGCGCATCTGGAAGCCGTCCGGGCGCAGAAGGAGGCGCAGGAAATCCGCAGCGGCATCCAGGCCGAGGCGGACAAAGAGATCGGGAAGGCGCGCCAGCAGGCTTCCGAACTGGTTTCCCGTACCCGCGGGCAGATCGACGCCCTTCTGAACGAAATGGAAGAACTGAAAAAACAGCAGAACAAAACGCTCTCCGCAGAGCAGAAGGCAAGGCTGAAAGCCGGGCTGCGCGTTCTGGAGGAAACGGCCGATCCCATTCACGGCAGAAAGGACGAGGGCCCGTATGTGCTGCCGCGTCCGCTGCAGGTGGGGGATACCGTCCTGCTTTACGATATTGACAAGCAGGGAACGGTGCTGCAGCTGCCGGAGGGAAACAACCGGAACGTTCTGGTGCAGGCGGGCATCATCCAGACGAGGGTGCCGCTTTCCAATCTGCGGCTGGTGCAGGAGAAAAAAGGGAAGGAAAAGCGCAGGACGGTTACCAGAAATGTCACGGGCAGGGCGCAGGCAAAGGTGACGACCGAACTGGACCTGCGCGGGCAGACGACGGAAGAAGCCATTATGAATGTCGACCGGTTTATCGATTCGGCGCTGCTCAGCGGTATTGAGCAGCTCACCGTCATCCACGGCAAAGGAACGGGGGCCCTGCGCGCGGCCGTGCAGCAGCACCTGAAAAGGCACCCGAACGTGCGCAGCTACCGGCTGGGCGTGTTCGGAGAGGGAGAAGCCGGCGTTACCATTGTGGAATTAAAATAA
- a CDS encoding EamA family transporter, giving the protein MWVVYAVGSALFAALTSILAKIGIENVNSNLATAVRTVVVLVLAWGIVFFTGANTGIKNITQRSLLFLVLSGITTGLSWLFYYKAIQIGPVSKVAPIDKFSVVITIVLAFLFLHEKIDMKTILGGILITAGTFVLIL; this is encoded by the coding sequence ATGTGGGTTGTTTACGCAGTTGGGTCCGCGCTGTTTGCGGCTTTGACGTCGATTCTGGCAAAGATCGGTATCGAGAATGTCAATTCCAATCTCGCCACAGCGGTCAGAACCGTTGTGGTGCTGGTTCTTGCGTGGGGAATCGTCTTTTTTACCGGAGCGAATACCGGAATCAAAAACATTACACAGAGAAGCCTGCTGTTTTTGGTCCTGTCCGGCATCACAACGGGCCTTTCCTGGCTTTTTTATTACAAGGCGATCCAGATCGGCCCGGTTTCCAAGGTCGCTCCGATCGATAAATTCAGCGTGGTCATCACAATTGTCCTCGCGTTTCTGTTCCTGCATGAAAAGATAGACATGAAGACCATTCTCGGGGGAATTCTGATTACTGCCGGTACGTTCGTCCTGATTCTGTAA
- the ylxM gene encoding YlxM family DNA-binding protein, translated as MSKNLEISLLLDFYGDMLTDKQREVIEYYYNEDLSLSEIADNQGITRQGVRDSIKRAEFQLLDMEERLGLARRFREMRSGLEHISSAAEQIKEYNDHYIYSNELENNAKLILDISQKLCE; from the coding sequence ATGTCGAAAAATCTGGAAATATCGTTATTGCTTGATTTTTACGGGGATATGCTGACCGACAAACAGCGCGAGGTAATCGAATATTACTACAACGAGGATTTATCGCTTTCCGAAATCGCGGACAACCAGGGCATTACCCGCCAGGGGGTACGCGATTCCATCAAGCGCGCCGAATTTCAGCTGCTGGACATGGAGGAGCGCCTGGGCCTGGCCCGCCGTTTCCGTGAGATGAGAAGCGGTCTGGAGCACATCAGCTCCGCTGCCGAACAGATTAAAGAATACAACGATCATTACATATATTCCAATGAGCTTGAAAACAACGCGAAGCTGATTCTTGATATTTCCCAAAAGCTCTGCGAATAG
- the ffh gene encoding signal recognition particle protein, whose translation MAFEGLADKLSAAFKRLKSKGKLNEADVKEAMREVRLALLEADVNYKVAKDFTNTVSARAVGTEVMESLTPAQMVIKIVNEELTALMGGSDAKLASPPSPPTIIMLCGLQGAGKTTHAGKLGLMLKNKGHRPLLVACDIYRPAAIKQLQVVGENAGVPVFEMGREDPVKICRAAVRHARDYGNDMVLIDTAGRLQIDEVLMNELKNIKNEIGPHEILLVVDSMTGQEAVNVAKTFDELLNITGVILTKLDGDTRGGAALSVRAVTGKPIKFAGTGEKLQDLEVFHPDRMASRILGMGDVLTLIEDAQSRLDRNAAEKTAQKLMQNKLDFNDLLDQLVQVRKMGPLKNVLSKMPGMDKQLKDVDIDDRQMDRVAAIILSMTPEERSKPSVINPSRKRRMAAGSGMKVEDVNRLIKQLEQMQKLVKQMKGRGKRRFSGMGMPF comes from the coding sequence TTGGCATTTGAAGGTCTTGCCGATAAGCTGTCGGCCGCATTTAAACGGCTGAAATCAAAAGGAAAACTGAATGAGGCCGACGTAAAGGAAGCAATGCGCGAAGTCCGCCTTGCCCTTTTGGAAGCCGACGTAAACTATAAGGTCGCCAAAGACTTTACCAATACCGTGAGCGCGCGTGCCGTCGGCACCGAGGTGATGGAAAGCCTGACCCCGGCGCAGATGGTGATTAAAATTGTAAACGAGGAACTGACCGCTCTGATGGGCGGAAGCGACGCGAAGCTCGCCAGCCCTCCGTCCCCCCCGACCATTATCATGCTCTGCGGCCTGCAGGGCGCCGGTAAAACCACCCACGCCGGAAAGCTGGGGCTGATGCTGAAAAACAAGGGCCACAGGCCCCTTCTGGTCGCGTGCGACATTTACCGTCCCGCCGCCATCAAACAGCTGCAGGTCGTCGGCGAAAACGCCGGTGTTCCCGTTTTTGAAATGGGGCGGGAAGACCCCGTGAAAATCTGCAGGGCCGCCGTCAGGCACGCCAGAGACTACGGCAACGACATGGTCCTGATCGATACCGCCGGCCGTCTTCAGATCGACGAAGTCCTGATGAACGAGCTGAAAAACATCAAAAACGAGATCGGCCCGCACGAGATTCTGCTTGTGGTGGACTCCATGACCGGCCAGGAAGCCGTCAATGTCGCGAAAACCTTTGACGAGCTGCTGAACATCACCGGCGTGATCCTGACAAAGCTGGACGGCGACACCCGCGGCGGCGCGGCGCTTTCCGTGCGCGCGGTGACGGGCAAGCCGATCAAATTCGCCGGTACCGGCGAAAAGCTGCAGGACCTTGAAGTTTTCCACCCGGACCGCATGGCCTCGCGTATCCTCGGCATGGGCGACGTGCTCACCCTCATTGAGGACGCGCAGAGCAGGCTTGACCGCAATGCCGCGGAAAAGACCGCCCAGAAGCTGATGCAGAACAAGCTGGATTTCAACGACCTGCTCGACCAGCTGGTGCAGGTAAGGAAAATGGGGCCGCTCAAGAATGTGCTTTCCAAAATGCCCGGAATGGATAAACAGCTCAAGGACGTGGACATCGACGACCGTCAGATGGACCGTGTGGCGGCGATTATTCTTTCCATGACCCCCGAGGAGCGGAGCAAGCCGTCCGTCATCAACCCCTCGCGCAAGCGGCGCATGGCCGCGGGCAGCGGGATGAAGGTGGAGGACGTCAACCGTCTGATCAAGCAGTTGGAGCAGATGCAGAAGCTGGTGAAGCAGATGAAAGGCCGCGGAAAGCGGCGCTTTTCCGGCATGGGGATGCCGTTTTAA
- the rpsP gene encoding 30S ribosomal protein S16: MSVKIRLRRMGAKKAPFYRIVVADSRFPRDGRFIEEIGYYNPLEEPSVVKVDAEKAKKWIANGAQPTDTVKSLFKKHGVL, translated from the coding sequence ATGTCAGTAAAGATTAGATTACGCAGAATGGGTGCAAAAAAAGCTCCTTTCTATCGTATAGTTGTTGCAGATTCCCGCTTTCCGCGCGACGGCCGTTTCATTGAAGAAATCGGCTATTACAATCCGCTCGAGGAGCCGTCCGTCGTGAAGGTGGATGCTGAAAAGGCCAAGAAATGGATTGCTAACGGCGCACAGCCGACAGACACCGTGAAATCTCTGTTCAAGAAACACGGCGTACTGTAA
- a CDS encoding KH domain-containing protein, which yields MKELLIAIAQGLVEDPSAVRVDVDEPNEEGTVVYHLHVAEDDMGRVIGKQGRIAKAIRIVMRAAATRSNGKVSVEID from the coding sequence ATGAAAGAACTGCTGATTGCGATTGCACAGGGACTTGTCGAAGACCCGTCCGCCGTTCGCGTGGACGTTGACGAGCCCAACGAGGAAGGAACCGTTGTTTATCACCTGCACGTTGCCGAAGACGACATGGGCAGGGTGATCGGCAAGCAGGGCCGCATTGCCAAAGCGATTCGCATTGTCATGCGCGCCGCCGCTACCCGCAGCAACGGGAAAGTATCCGTTGAGATTGACTAA
- a CDS encoding folate family ECF transporter S component, producing MSFSFQSVKSSVQELRNVTTIAMCGLLIALNAVLGIFTVPVSDILQIRFSFLTIATSGFLYGPVVGGIVGAIGDVVNYVLRPAGPFFPGFTLNAFLSGFVYGLILYKKPVTVWRVLAANTIVMVLVNFLLNSLWLSIMYGKAFLVVLSVRVVTNLLLLPVNVAMLYTLLKFVQKIPVLRLRKTH from the coding sequence TTGAGTTTTTCTTTTCAGTCTGTTAAATCATCCGTTCAGGAGCTGAGGAACGTAACAACCATTGCAATGTGCGGGCTGTTGATCGCCTTAAATGCCGTTCTGGGCATTTTTACCGTACCCGTTTCCGACATTTTGCAGATACGGTTTTCCTTTCTGACCATCGCAACGTCGGGCTTTTTGTACGGCCCGGTTGTCGGCGGCATTGTGGGGGCCATCGGGGACGTGGTAAATTACGTGCTTCGCCCGGCGGGTCCGTTTTTTCCCGGCTTTACCCTGAACGCCTTTCTTTCCGGGTTCGTTTACGGACTCATTCTTTACAAAAAACCGGTGACGGTATGGAGGGTTTTGGCCGCCAATACCATTGTGATGGTTCTGGTGAACTTCCTTCTGAACTCCCTGTGGCTTTCCATCATGTATGGCAAGGCCTTTCTTGTGGTTCTCTCCGTACGCGTCGTGACAAATCTGCTTTTACTCCCGGTGAATGTGGCCATGCTTTATACGCTGCTGAAATTCGTTCAGAAAATCCCCGTCCTGCGCCTGAGAAAAACGCATTAG
- the rimM gene encoding ribosome maturation factor RimM (Essential for efficient processing of 16S rRNA), with amino-acid sequence MVNQFLEAGKIVGTHGLQGELRVDPWCDSAEFLAQFKTLYWDKGAQKLEVTSSRVHKTQLLLKLKGISTIEQGDALRGKILYISRDDVKLDKGRYFMQDLIGLEVFDADTCIYYGTLTEIMRTGANDVYQITSENKKNYLIPAIPAVIIDINITNGKMQIRPLGGIFDDAD; translated from the coding sequence ATGGTCAATCAGTTTTTGGAGGCGGGCAAAATTGTGGGGACACACGGCCTTCAGGGGGAACTGCGCGTGGATCCCTGGTGCGATTCGGCCGAGTTCCTGGCCCAGTTCAAAACGCTCTATTGGGACAAAGGCGCTCAAAAGCTGGAAGTCACTTCTTCGCGCGTCCACAAAACGCAGCTGCTTTTAAAGCTGAAGGGGATTTCCACCATTGAGCAGGGGGACGCGCTGCGCGGCAAAATTCTCTACATCAGCCGCGACGACGTGAAGCTGGACAAGGGCCGGTATTTTATGCAGGACTTGATCGGACTGGAGGTTTTTGACGCCGATACCTGCATCTACTACGGGACCCTGACGGAAATTATGCGCACCGGTGCAAACGACGTTTATCAGATTACGTCGGAAAATAAGAAGAACTATTTGATTCCGGCAATACCGGCAGTAATTATAGATATTAATATTACGAATGGTAAAATGCAGATACGGCCGCTTGGGGGGATTTTCGATGATGCGGATTGA
- the trmD gene encoding tRNA (guanosine(37)-N1)-methyltransferase TrmD, with protein MRIDFLTLFPDMCEAVMSESIIGRARKKGAIEVYCHQIRDYAYDKHNRVDDCPFGGGMGMLLMAEPIALCIDDLIEKLGKKPHLVYLSPQGKTLTQQRVKELAQLPNLALLCGHYEGIDERVIDRYVDEEISIGDYVLTGGELPALVLADSVCRMVGGVLSSEECFQEESHFHSLLEYPQYTRPAVWRGVRVPDELMTGHHENVRKWRRQQSILRTLRKRPELLKKADLTKEDTEFLSKLLSETKKTETENENEA; from the coding sequence ATGCGGATTGATTTTCTCACCCTTTTCCCCGACATGTGCGAGGCGGTCATGTCCGAAAGTATCATCGGGCGGGCGCGCAAAAAAGGCGCGATCGAGGTGTACTGCCACCAAATCCGTGATTATGCATATGATAAACATAACAGGGTCGACGACTGCCCGTTCGGCGGCGGCATGGGCATGCTGCTCATGGCGGAGCCGATTGCCCTGTGTATTGACGATTTAATTGAAAAGCTGGGAAAAAAGCCCCATCTGGTGTACCTGTCCCCACAGGGGAAAACCCTGACCCAGCAGCGTGTGAAGGAGCTGGCGCAGCTCCCGAATCTTGCGCTGCTGTGCGGCCATTACGAGGGAATCGACGAGCGCGTGATCGACCGGTACGTGGACGAGGAAATCTCCATCGGGGACTATGTCCTCACCGGTGGCGAGCTTCCTGCGCTGGTGCTGGCGGATTCGGTCTGCCGGATGGTCGGCGGGGTTCTTTCCAGCGAGGAATGCTTTCAGGAGGAAAGCCATTTTCATTCCCTTCTGGAGTATCCGCAGTACACCCGCCCGGCGGTGTGGCGCGGGGTCAGGGTCCCGGACGAACTGATGACGGGCCATCATGAAAATGTGAGAAAATGGCGTAGGCAGCAGTCGATTCTGCGCACTTTGCGGAAAAGGCCGGAGCTGCTGAAAAAGGCCGATTTGACAAAAGAGGATACGGAGTTTTTATCCAAACTGCTTTCCGAGACGAAAAAAACCGAAACGGAAAACGAAAACGAAGCATGA
- a CDS encoding HPr family phosphocarrier protein, with translation MCVKEVLVQNQVGLHARPATFFIQKANEYKSSIWVEKEERRVNAKSLLGVLSLGIVGGTTIRIIADGTDEEEAVNSLVELVQSGFTE, from the coding sequence ATGTGTGTTAAAGAAGTACTGGTTCAGAATCAAGTGGGCCTTCACGCGCGCCCCGCTACATTTTTTATTCAAAAGGCGAATGAATACAAATCCTCTATCTGGGTGGAAAAAGAAGAAAGACGCGTGAACGCGAAAAGCCTTCTGGGCGTTTTGTCCCTTGGTATTGTCGGAGGGACCACCATCCGCATTATTGCGGACGGCACGGATGAAGAAGAGGCGGTAAACAGCCTTGTGGAATTGGTTCAGTCCGGTTTTACCGAGTAA
- the uvrC gene encoding excinuclease ABC subunit UvrC, which translates to MTDHEKHIRELRSRAMRLPLSPGVYIMHDKSGRIIYIGKAKALKNRVSQYFGSEKNHDEKVRRMVANVEYFEYILTDSEFEALVLECSLIKQHTPKYNILLKDDKGYHYIKITSGPWPRISQAKQILDDGANYIGPYVSSWATKEAIDEALKIFRLPSCSRRFPQDIGKARPCLNYYIKQCCAPCRGRIGEEEYNEYVEEAIDFLRGGSAKSMRQLEKKMNDAAETLEFERAARIRDRLTAIRRMSDRQKVVAARVPEQDVIALAQGAETSCFEVFRFLNGRLCDRETFLMGETGNPKVARGEFIERYYTMRDRIPPRVCLDGPAENTELLGEWLTQKAGKKVTVTVPQKGEQARLVEMCRNNAAEQVAQATGRTVREASALDELGRLLGLEQPPLYIESYDISNLAGSENVAGMIVFENGRPLKSAYRKFKIKSVEGQDDYASMQEVIERRFHEYFDAQGKNITDGFGRLPDLILLDGGKGHVGAVRPVLEAAGLKIPLFGMVKDDKHRTRAIASDGGEIAINSNRKAFTLVSSIQDEVHRFAIGYHRQARKKTAISSELTSIGGVGQARAKALLKHFKTIRAIRNADLAELSAAPGMTKPAAQNLFRYFHPEEEKS; encoded by the coding sequence ATGACAGACCATGAAAAACATATCAGGGAGCTCCGAAGCCGCGCCATGCGCCTTCCGCTCAGTCCCGGCGTCTACATCATGCACGACAAGTCGGGCAGGATCATTTATATCGGCAAGGCCAAGGCGCTGAAAAACCGCGTCAGCCAGTATTTCGGCTCCGAAAAGAACCACGACGAGAAAGTGCGCCGCATGGTCGCCAACGTGGAGTATTTTGAGTATATTCTGACGGACAGCGAATTCGAGGCCCTGGTGCTGGAGTGCAGCCTGATCAAGCAGCACACCCCGAAATACAACATCCTGTTAAAGGACGACAAGGGCTATCATTATATCAAGATTACCTCCGGGCCGTGGCCAAGGATTTCACAGGCGAAGCAGATCCTTGACGACGGCGCGAATTACATCGGCCCTTACGTCAGCTCGTGGGCGACCAAGGAAGCCATCGACGAGGCGCTGAAAATTTTCCGGCTGCCGTCCTGCTCGCGCAGGTTCCCGCAGGATATCGGCAAAGCGAGGCCGTGCCTGAATTATTATATCAAGCAGTGCTGCGCGCCGTGCCGCGGGAGGATCGGCGAGGAGGAGTACAACGAGTACGTGGAGGAAGCCATCGATTTCCTGCGCGGCGGCAGTGCCAAAAGCATGCGCCAGCTGGAAAAAAAGATGAACGACGCCGCCGAGACGCTGGAATTTGAACGAGCCGCGCGCATCCGCGACCGTCTGACGGCCATCAGGCGCATGAGCGACCGGCAGAAGGTGGTGGCCGCGCGCGTGCCGGAGCAGGATGTTATCGCGCTGGCGCAGGGCGCCGAAACAAGCTGCTTTGAAGTTTTCCGTTTTCTCAACGGCCGCCTCTGCGACCGCGAAACTTTTTTAATGGGGGAAACCGGAAATCCCAAGGTTGCCCGCGGGGAATTTATAGAGCGCTATTACACCATGCGCGACCGGATTCCGCCGCGCGTCTGTCTGGACGGCCCCGCGGAAAACACGGAGCTTCTGGGGGAATGGCTGACGCAGAAGGCGGGAAAAAAAGTGACCGTTACCGTTCCGCAGAAGGGAGAGCAGGCCCGGCTTGTGGAAATGTGCCGCAACAACGCGGCGGAGCAGGTGGCTCAGGCCACGGGCCGGACCGTGCGGGAGGCCTCCGCTCTGGACGAGCTCGGCCGGCTTCTGGGGCTGGAACAGCCTCCTCTCTATATTGAATCCTACGATATCTCGAACCTTGCCGGCAGCGAGAACGTGGCGGGCATGATCGTGTTTGAAAACGGAAGGCCGCTGAAATCCGCCTACCGGAAATTCAAAATCAAATCGGTGGAGGGGCAGGACGACTACGCTTCCATGCAGGAAGTAATTGAACGCCGCTTTCATGAATATTTCGACGCACAGGGAAAAAATATTACCGACGGCTTCGGACGTCTGCCGGACCTGATTCTGCTGGACGGCGGCAAGGGGCATGTCGGCGCGGTCCGGCCCGTGCTGGAAGCCGCGGGGCTGAAAATCCCGCTTTTCGGTATGGTCAAGGACGATAAGCACCGCACCCGGGCCATTGCGTCCGACGGGGGAGAAATCGCCATCAATTCCAACCGCAAGGCTTTTACGCTGGTTTCTTCCATTCAGGACGAGGTGCACCGTTTTGCCATTGGATACCACAGGCAGGCGCGCAAAAAGACGGCCATTTCCTCCGAGCTGACCTCCATCGGGGGCGTGGGACAGGCCCGCGCCAAAGCGCTTTTAAAGCACTTCAAGACCATCCGGGCGATCCGGAATGCCGATCTGGCGGAACTGTCCGCCGCGCCGGGCATGACGAAGCCGGCCGCGCAGAATCTGTTCCGTTATTTTCATCCGGAAGAGGAAAAAAGTTGA
- the rsmD gene encoding 16S rRNA (guanine(966)-N(2))-methyltransferase RsmD, whose translation MRVITGSARGSRLTTLEGESVRPTPERVKEALFSAIQFQIEGRRVLDLFAGSGQLGIEALSRGAKQTVFVDASRNSIAVVEKNLEHTGLAENAVIRTMDFAAFLLQNRERFDLAFLDPPYRTGLLQRALPMTAQVMNTGGTMICEHPRDEELPETAGDFIRARSYRHGKIQLTLYRHKDVTES comes from the coding sequence ATGAGAGTAATCACCGGGTCTGCCCGCGGTTCGCGGCTGACCACACTGGAGGGCGAAAGCGTCCGCCCTACGCCGGAAAGGGTCAAGGAGGCGCTGTTCAGCGCCATTCAGTTCCAGATTGAGGGCAGACGGGTGCTGGACCTTTTTGCCGGCTCCGGCCAGCTTGGGATCGAAGCGCTGAGCCGCGGCGCAAAGCAGACGGTTTTTGTCGATGCGAGCAGGAATTCCATTGCTGTCGTGGAGAAAAATCTGGAGCATACCGGCCTTGCCGAAAACGCGGTGATCAGAACCATGGATTTCGCCGCTTTTCTGCTGCAGAACCGTGAGCGCTTTGACCTTGCGTTTCTGGACCCGCCCTACCGTACCGGGCTGCTTCAGCGGGCGCTGCCGATGACCGCACAGGTGATGAACACGGGCGGGACCATGATCTGCGAGCATCCCCGCGACGAGGAACTGCCGGAAACAGCGGGCGATTTTATCCGCGCCCGCAGCTACCGCCACGGCAAAATCCAGCTTACCCTATACAGACATAAGGACGTGACCGAATCATGA
- the coaD gene encoding pantetheine-phosphate adenylyltransferase translates to MKIAICPGSFDPVTLGHLDIINRSRKVFDKTIVAVLVNPEKHTLFTVEERIELLKRCTCEMKDVEVVGFDGLLADYARERGVTAIVKGLRALSDFEYEFQQALTNKKLNPNLETMFLTTSAENMFLSSSIVKQIARFGGDVSNFVPECILSDIKERLNAGEESHDE, encoded by the coding sequence ATGAAAATTGCAATTTGCCCGGGCAGCTTCGACCCGGTTACCTTAGGCCATCTGGACATTATCAACCGGTCACGCAAGGTTTTTGACAAGACCATTGTCGCCGTTCTGGTAAATCCGGAAAAGCACACACTGTTCACGGTGGAAGAAAGAATCGAGCTTCTGAAACGCTGTACCTGTGAGATGAAGGATGTGGAAGTGGTCGGCTTCGACGGGCTGCTTGCCGATTACGCCCGCGAGCGCGGTGTGACGGCAATTGTCAAGGGACTGCGGGCCCTGTCGGACTTTGAATATGAATTTCAGCAGGCGCTTACCAATAAAAAGCTGAATCCCAATCTGGAAACCATGTTCCTGACCACAAGCGCCGAAAATATGTTTTTAAGCTCCAGCATTGTCAAACAGATCGCCCGTTTCGGCGGGGACGTTTCCAATTTCGTGCCGGAGTGTATTTTGAGCGACATCAAAGAAAGATTAAATGCAGGGGAGGAATCGCATGATGAGTGA